The genomic DNA TTGATATGAGCAGTAATGTTAATCCTTTAGGCCCTCCACTTGGGCTTATTGATTATTTAAAAGAAAATATAAACGAGATATTCAAACTTCCAGATGTTGACTCAAATACTATTATTGAGGAACTTGCAGATTTTTATAATATCCCTTCATCAAATATACTTATAGGTAACGGAACAACTCAGTTTATTTATTCCTTGCCGAATATTATCAATGCAAAAAAGGCTATAATTATTGGGCCTACATACGCTGATTATAAAGATGCATGTTTGATGAATAATGTAGATTATGAGTATTTTATTACATCCGATTTAAATGATTTCGAGATGAATCATGATAGCATGAAAGACATTTTACACAAAGCAGATACTGTATTTATATGCAATCCAAATAATCCTACAGGAAAACTCATAAGCATAGAAAACATAGAAAAGCTTTGTAAAAATAATCCGGATATAAATTTTATTATTGACGAATCATATCTTCCATTTGCCGAGCAAAGTAAAAGCATAATGGATAGCAGATTATCTAATGTAATAGTTCTTCATTCCATGTCAAAAATATTCTGTATACCCGGTCTTA from Desulfobacterales bacterium includes the following:
- a CDS encoding histidinol-phosphate aminotransferase family protein, which encodes MIQGHGGNIYDAAKKIGCLPSEIIDMSSNVNPLGPPLGLIDYLKENINEIFKLPDVDSNTIIEELADFYNIPSSNILIGNGTTQFIYSLPNIINAKKAIIIGPTYADYKDACLMNNVDYEYFITSDLNDFEMNHDSMKDILHKADTVFICNPNNPTGKLISIENIEKLCKNNPDINFIIDESYLPFAEQSKSIMDSRLSNVIVLHSMSKIFCIPGLRIGYLIAHESIIERYSNVLIPWSVNSLAQTAITYVVRNLKETDDFIAKTKSSLKTNKQNFINALKNFDYFKIFPSETSFVLIKLLNNTADNICSMLLNDKILIRNCSNFIGLSNEYIRVSLKSDEINIKLAEKLIYYCA